A DNA window from Victivallis lenta contains the following coding sequences:
- a CDS encoding lipoate--protein ligase family protein, with product MSESWLLWRDGTHDPFFNMSMDEILLEEASSLGAPLIRTYRWDRPSLSIGSSQLYPESEEARYAIVRRPTGGGNVYHDVDLTYTAVIPAGHSLTDLNRMDSYRIFHEAMLPMLAALGVAAELKSDETPNVDRATMKCFVSPSKFDIVAEAGSKYAGAAQRRTRNGILHQGSIRLSAAGGDWEKLNAALLDALQGFFGVTFRAMPIPPEWIERAETLARSKYETEEWNRAARYQ from the coding sequence ATGAGCGAAAGCTGGCTGCTCTGGCGCGACGGAACGCACGACCCCTTTTTCAATATGAGCATGGATGAAATCCTGCTCGAAGAAGCGTCGTCGCTCGGCGCTCCGCTGATCCGCACCTACCGCTGGGACCGGCCGTCGCTCTCGATCGGCAGCTCCCAGCTCTACCCGGAAAGCGAAGAGGCGCGTTATGCGATCGTCCGCCGCCCGACCGGCGGCGGAAACGTTTACCACGACGTCGACCTGACTTACACGGCGGTCATTCCGGCCGGACACTCCCTGACCGATCTGAACCGCATGGACAGCTACCGGATCTTCCACGAAGCGATGCTGCCGATGCTGGCCGCGCTCGGCGTCGCGGCCGAACTCAAAAGCGACGAAACGCCGAATGTCGACCGCGCCACCATGAAATGCTTCGTCTCGCCGAGCAAATTCGACATCGTGGCCGAGGCCGGCAGCAAATACGCCGGAGCCGCGCAGCGCCGGACCCGGAACGGCATCCTGCACCAGGGCAGCATCCGGCTCTCCGCCGCCGGCGGAGACTGGGAGAAGCTGAATGCGGCGCTCCTCGACGCGCTGCAGGGCTTTTTCGGAGTGACGTTCCGCGCAATGCCGATCCCGCCGGAGTGGATCGAACGGGCCGAAACGCTCGCCCGCTCGAAGTATGAAACCGAGGAGTGGAACCGTGCCGCGCGATATCAATGA